The genomic region GTCGTAGCTGGCGGTGAGCCCGATGATGGCGTACCAGCTGAACTCGGAGAACAGGCTGTCGTCGATGGCGCCGGGCAGCTGGGTGAGGTCGGCCGGGGCCGCGCCGGCGACGGTGCCGCGGACCTTCAGCTCGGGGGCGTACGACGAGGCGAGCTCGGCGGCCGACGCCGCGGCCGCGCCGCCCTGGGAGTAGCCGTAGAGGCCGACCGGGTTGTTGCTGCTCAGGCCGGAGCCGGGGAGGCGCTGCGCGGCGCGCACCGCGTCGAGGACGGCGCGGCCCTGCGACTCGCGGTCCATGTAGGTGTGCATGCCGGCGGTGCCGAGGCCCTCGTAGTCGGTGAGCGCGACCGCCCAGCCGCGGGCCAGCATCCCGGCCATGAAGATGCTCTCGTACTCGAAGCCCTCGCTGAGCTGGCGCGAGGGAGCGCAGGTGTCGCCGATGCCCTGGGTGCCGGCGGCGTACCCGATCACCGGGCGGCGCCCGGGGCCGATCCACGGCGCCTTCGGCACCAGCACCGTGCCGGAGACAGCGTGCGGGGTGCCGGTGCGGTCGGTCGAGCGGTAGAGCACCCGCGTCGTGCTCAGGGCGATCCGGGCGCCGCCGGCCGGGTCGAGGGTGAAGCGCATCGGCTCGCTGCGCACCAGGTCGCCGTCGGCGGCCGGGAGGGTCGCGGGGGCGCGGTAGAAGGCGGGCAGCTCCTCCTCCGCGAACGGCGCCTCGGCGGTCGGCGCCGCGGCGGCGTGAGCGGTCGTGGCGGGCAGGGAGACGAGTGGGACCAGGACGGCGGCCGCTGCGGCGGCCACCATCCTCCCGAGACGGATCGACACTGGCGGGCTCCTTCTGAGGGGGACGGGCCGGCACAGCAGACCACGTGACGCCCGTCACCGACAAGGGTCCTGGGGGCGCGGCCACGTAAGGTACGAGCGGCCATGCACACCCATCCCTCGCCCGCTCAGAGCCCCACGCCCACGTCCGAGTCCCCGTCCGGTGAGCGCCGCCTGCTGCTCGCCGTGGACGCGCCGTCGCTGTTGCACCGCCACCACCACGCGCGGGCCCACACCGACCTACGCGACCGACACGGCCGACCGGCCTGGGCG from Nocardioides sp. dk884 harbors:
- a CDS encoding lipase family protein, whose translation is MSIRLGRMVAAAAAAVLVPLVSLPATTAHAAAAPTAEAPFAEEELPAFYRAPATLPAADGDLVRSEPMRFTLDPAGGARIALSTTRVLYRSTDRTGTPHAVSGTVLVPKAPWIGPGRRPVIGYAAGTQGIGDTCAPSRQLSEGFEYESIFMAGMLARGWAVALTDYEGLGTAGMHTYMDRESQGRAVLDAVRAAQRLPGSGLSSNNPVGLYGYSQGGAAAASAAELASSYAPELKVRGTVAGAAPADLTQLPGAIDDSLFSEFSWYAIIGLTASYDIDMGPYLNDAGREMYAEMADNCVFDLFGSAFTSSADYTADGASLADLIEREPFRTMIDDQRIGRRTPSAPVLITHSRLDDVVPFAVGEQLARDWCAKGAKVRLSPNVTPLHVGGMLNNATEVYAFLEARFLSLPAASSCGRL